A single window of Vanessa tameamea isolate UH-Manoa-2023 chromosome 5, ilVanTame1 primary haplotype, whole genome shotgun sequence DNA harbors:
- the LOC113392361 gene encoding histone-lysine N-methyltransferase SETMAR, with protein sequence MHDNYSHEEDGVVYVDENIPGSEDQTNEYISLIEKINSQLTHNCDCNVKCKEDCCNCLQISGGANYTSHIESQYLEIFKLKEETGLHCYPIIECSQHCKCSEKCGNRVVQNGPIDTLFVTTCDNISKGLGLFTREFIPKGTFVCEYAGEVITKSEALRRQTYNQTHSKMNYIFCLNEHVNGNIIQTFVDPSLFGNIGRYINHSCESNCVIIPVRVDSPIPKLALFSCVDIFDNGEITFDYGSSYLNSSTELISKNLNKRKICLCRSPKCRGFMPYDIY encoded by the coding sequence atgcaTGATAACTATTCACACGAGGAAGATGGCGTTGTTTACGTTGATGAAAATATACCTGGCTCTGAGGATCAAACTAATGAGTATATtagtttaatagaaaaaattaattctCAACTTACACATAACTGTgactgtaatgtaaaatgtaaagaaGATTGTTGTAATTGTCTTCAAATTTCTGGTGGTGCAAATTATACTTCACATATCGAATCACAATATCtagagatatttaaattaaaggaaGAGACAGGTTTGCATTGTTACCCAATAATTGAATGCAGTCAGCATTGCAAATGTTCAGAAAAGTGTGGAAATAGGGTTGTTCAAAACGGACCAATAGATACACTGTTTGTGACAACTTGTGACAATATTTCGAAAGGTTTAGGGCTATTTACAAGGGAATTTATACCTAAAGGAACATTTGTATGTGAATATGCTGGAGAAGTCATAACAAAATCAGAGGCCTTACGTCGCCAAACATATAATCAAACACAtagtaaaatgaattatattttttgtttaaatgaacaTGTTAATGGAAACATTATCCAGACATTTGTAGATCCTAGCTTGTTCGGCAATATTGGAAGGTATATAAATCATAGTTGTGAATCTAATTGTGTTATAATACCGGTTAGAGTTGATTCTCCCATACCTAAACTAGCCCTTTTTAGCTGTGtagatatatttgataatgGTGAAATTACATTTGATTATGGTTCGAGTTATCTAAATAGTTCTACTGaattaatttccaaaaatttgaataaaagaaAGATATGCTTATGTAGAAGTCCAAAATGCAGGGGATTTATGCCATATGATATTTACTAG